Proteins from one Pontibacter korlensis genomic window:
- a CDS encoding PaaI family thioesterase has translation MQHEEHFRRLERLYHQAKVQELFDGSSISVSHSRAEITLPVQEKYFHGANAIHGAVYFKLLDDASYFAVASVVRDVFIVTSSFQLNLLRPVNSGSVKAIGTLRSQSKNLFIAEATLYNERGKEVAFGTGQFVRTNQPLESLQGYSYPL, from the coding sequence ATGCAACACGAAGAACATTTTAGAAGGCTGGAGCGTCTGTACCACCAGGCAAAAGTACAGGAACTGTTTGATGGCAGCAGCATTTCAGTTAGCCACAGCCGTGCAGAAATCACATTGCCAGTGCAGGAGAAATATTTCCACGGGGCAAACGCCATACATGGTGCAGTATACTTTAAGCTACTCGACGATGCCTCTTACTTTGCTGTAGCCTCTGTAGTACGCGATGTTTTCATCGTCACCTCCTCGTTTCAACTGAACTTACTGCGGCCAGTTAATAGCGGTTCTGTTAAGGCCATAGGCACTCTCCGATCCCAAAGCAAAAACCTCTTTATAGCCGAGGCCACCTTGTACAACGAGCGTGGCAAGGAGGTAGCCTTCGGTACAGGGCAGTTTGTACGCACCAATCAACCCTTAGAAAGCCTGCAGGGGTACAGCTATCCGTTATAG
- a CDS encoding VOC family protein produces MVSYKYGVGISHLEFWVKNLEESLAFYSQLFPMIGWYELTKTSYSCGTHEIYFKEVPVLLHDSLGVRHICFHANTREMVNTVGEWLQQIQGDIIRGPKPMPEYTEQYYTVDFRDPNGFVLEVAYAPDMRL; encoded by the coding sequence ATGGTATCATACAAGTATGGCGTGGGCATAAGCCACCTGGAGTTTTGGGTAAAAAACCTGGAAGAGTCTCTGGCATTTTACAGTCAGCTCTTTCCGATGATAGGCTGGTATGAATTAACAAAGACCTCCTACAGCTGCGGAACTCATGAAATATATTTCAAGGAGGTGCCAGTGTTGCTACACGACAGCTTAGGTGTTCGCCACATCTGCTTTCATGCTAATACTCGTGAGATGGTGAACACAGTAGGAGAGTGGTTACAGCAAATACAGGGCGACATTATACGTGGTCCTAAGCCTATGCCGGAATACACAGAGCAGTATTATACTGTGGATTTTCGTGACCCAAACGGCTTTGTGCTGGAAGTTGCCTATGCTCCTGATATGAGATTGTAG
- a CDS encoding tetratricopeptide repeat protein: MKAALSLAILLISIFSGGISVITRINQHAQQAAVAYNRADYIEAIASYEYLIDDLEVEDDQLRLNLAHSYYQAGLLPQATAAYQYLADHPTARLRALAHLQLGNIFTKQKRYKRALALYKQSLVIEPENDAARYNYELLKKYLELHPEVTEPEKQKENVAEDELPSEQDSLQSPPPAEENLEPKPKQNPDPEGEQQETETPEPDQNGQKQQQTGGTKDQEQGSKEREQSAGDTQGDEQGQLLNSLFDPSRQQRPQSSEPLSDEDQRAQMRRARLRQANISPEKAKILLDAMRNAELQYIQQLPKKPTRQPDRSKPDW, translated from the coding sequence ATGAAGGCTGCGCTGTCTCTGGCTATATTGCTCATCAGCATCTTTAGCGGCGGAATTTCGGTTATAACCCGCATAAACCAGCATGCCCAGCAGGCTGCTGTTGCATACAACAGGGCCGATTATATAGAAGCAATCGCCTCTTACGAGTATCTTATTGATGACTTAGAGGTAGAAGATGACCAGCTACGCCTGAACCTTGCGCACTCTTACTATCAGGCTGGTCTCCTGCCACAGGCCACAGCAGCTTACCAGTACCTGGCAGATCACCCTACAGCACGTCTTCGTGCCTTGGCACACCTGCAGTTGGGTAATATCTTTACAAAGCAAAAGAGGTATAAAAGGGCGCTCGCTTTATACAAGCAGTCCTTGGTTATTGAACCGGAAAACGATGCTGCCCGCTACAACTATGAGCTCCTGAAAAAGTACCTGGAACTTCATCCTGAAGTCACAGAACCTGAAAAGCAGAAAGAAAACGTAGCCGAAGATGAACTCCCTAGCGAGCAGGATAGCCTTCAGAGTCCACCTCCAGCCGAGGAAAACCTGGAGCCTAAACCTAAACAAAACCCCGATCCGGAGGGCGAGCAACAGGAAACAGAAACACCTGAACCCGACCAGAATGGGCAGAAACAGCAACAGACAGGAGGCACCAAGGATCAGGAGCAGGGAAGTAAAGAGCGTGAACAAAGTGCCGGAGACACACAAGGAGACGAGCAGGGGCAGCTGCTAAACAGCCTCTTCGACCCTAGTAGGCAACAGCGTCCTCAAAGCTCAGAGCCCCTTTCTGATGAGGATCAGCGTGCTCAGATGCGTCGCGCCAGGTTAAGGCAGGCAAATATTAGCCCTGAAAAAGCTAAAATTCTGCTCGATGCCATGCGAAATGCTGAGCTGCAGTACATACAACAGCTCCCTAAAAAACCAACCCGCCAACCAGACCGCAGCAAACCCGATTGGTAG
- a CDS encoding lectin-like domain-containing protein, translated as MFLLCFVLGIVSLAATPALAQTITQSPTGTVCPGTVVTFTFTPPANTESVQWQERAAGAAFPTNIDGETGYTYSFPAETIDNGKRYSVLYTRRSGLLGLPYNTQSEEITLVVNAPAAPSVSHGSRQGEGPVTLAASGTPTGGSYRWYKVASGGSPDIEQTGAVYTTESISTTTSYWVSAVSAQGCEGPRTEVKATIYAEEFKVNNDAVADGSCYTLTPDAQNSKGEIWRTTPVDLNKSFDISFTANFGSNAAGADGIAFGFQRQSPDPMYAEGRDGEALGFGGISPSVVVEFDTYRNTGEPDYDHVAVFLNGNQNAPETGTQAQMSNTQTNVKDGKIHTVRINWTKELNKIEVFFDGVKRTEYTADIINTVFGGNPIVYFGFTASTGDLTNVQTVCDIEYNRDTDKDGVLDRLDEDDDNDGILDIVEGEGDKDGDGIPNSLDLDSDGDGILDAVEANNGIVPSTGFSLDLGHYTSADANGRVTGLTDSVTNPDTDGDGLKDYLDIDSDNDGIRDNIEAQPTVGRKMANGLDINRNGVDDAYDSSAGGTALRPVNTDGDRAPDYLDMDSDGDLMTDLEEAHDLNNDGKSLDDFLEIAQRFRQRANTASSSAASFYPEPAEGQTVPAWLEQEGEQTRVLNFQTYNNTHYHDSDSDGLIDLFDSDSFGEEPQVHNNAYREVGEITPLPVTLVAFTAQVQGRDVLLKWSTASEITNDYFAVERSSDGRSFEEIARVKGAGNSNVEQSYSLRDRKAPAGIQYYRLKQVDFDGDYEFSKVVAVHVQEVTTPLVTLFPNPSIGALNLDMTALPENTYQVSIIGLGGRVVMQTISYGGNVEKLDVSGLPKGKYVLRVQGESFVKTVNFIKQ; from the coding sequence GTGTTTCTGTTATGCTTTGTTCTAGGAATCGTTAGTCTTGCTGCTACTCCTGCACTTGCCCAGACAATAACCCAATCCCCAACAGGTACAGTTTGTCCGGGCACAGTAGTTACTTTCACTTTTACCCCTCCTGCAAATACTGAAAGTGTTCAATGGCAGGAAAGAGCAGCAGGTGCAGCTTTCCCTACTAATATTGATGGAGAAACAGGCTATACTTATTCTTTCCCTGCAGAAACAATAGATAATGGGAAAAGATATAGCGTTCTATATACAAGAAGAAGTGGACTTCTGGGCTTACCCTATAATACTCAAAGCGAAGAAATAACACTTGTTGTTAATGCACCAGCAGCACCTTCCGTTTCACACGGCTCACGCCAGGGTGAAGGCCCCGTTACATTGGCAGCTTCTGGTACTCCAACTGGAGGCAGCTACCGCTGGTATAAGGTTGCATCAGGAGGTAGCCCTGATATTGAACAGACAGGTGCAGTCTATACAACAGAAAGTATAAGTACTACTACTTCATACTGGGTATCTGCAGTGAGTGCTCAAGGCTGTGAGGGGCCTAGAACCGAGGTAAAAGCAACTATCTATGCGGAAGAGTTCAAGGTAAACAACGATGCGGTTGCTGATGGGAGTTGTTACACACTAACCCCAGATGCACAGAATAGCAAAGGCGAAATATGGCGGACTACTCCGGTTGACCTGAACAAATCTTTTGATATAAGCTTTACAGCTAATTTCGGTAGTAATGCGGCTGGTGCCGACGGTATCGCTTTTGGTTTTCAGCGACAGTCCCCTGACCCAATGTATGCGGAAGGCAGAGACGGAGAGGCCCTAGGGTTTGGTGGTATTTCTCCCTCTGTTGTTGTAGAGTTTGATACTTATAGAAACACAGGTGAGCCTGACTATGACCACGTTGCTGTTTTCCTGAATGGCAACCAAAATGCCCCTGAGACAGGTACGCAGGCACAAATGAGTAACACCCAAACTAATGTTAAAGACGGTAAAATCCATACTGTTAGAATTAACTGGACTAAAGAATTAAATAAAATAGAGGTTTTCTTTGACGGGGTAAAAAGAACGGAGTATACCGCAGATATCATCAATACCGTCTTTGGAGGAAATCCTATAGTTTACTTTGGCTTTACGGCAAGTACGGGGGATTTAACTAATGTGCAAACGGTGTGCGATATAGAGTATAACAGAGACACGGATAAGGATGGCGTACTGGACAGGCTGGATGAGGATGATGATAACGACGGCATCCTGGATATAGTGGAAGGTGAAGGTGATAAAGACGGTGATGGTATTCCAAACTCTCTTGATTTGGACTCCGATGGCGATGGTATTTTGGATGCTGTAGAGGCTAACAATGGTATAGTGCCTTCAACTGGGTTCAGTTTAGATTTAGGTCATTATACATCGGCTGATGCGAATGGCAGGGTTACAGGCTTAACTGATTCGGTTACGAATCCGGATACGGATGGAGACGGCTTAAAAGATTACCTTGACATAGATTCAGACAACGACGGTATCAGGGACAATATTGAAGCGCAGCCAACTGTTGGGCGTAAAATGGCAAATGGTCTAGACATTAATCGTAATGGTGTAGACGATGCGTATGACAGTTCTGCAGGTGGTACTGCTTTGAGACCAGTTAATACAGATGGAGATCGTGCTCCTGATTACTTAGACATGGATAGCGATGGTGATCTGATGACAGACTTGGAGGAAGCTCATGATCTCAATAATGATGGAAAGTCTTTAGACGATTTTCTAGAGATAGCACAGCGCTTCAGACAAAGAGCAAATACTGCCTCCTCTAGTGCAGCATCCTTCTATCCAGAGCCAGCGGAAGGTCAAACTGTGCCTGCGTGGCTGGAGCAAGAAGGAGAGCAAACCCGCGTACTTAATTTTCAGACTTATAACAACACTCATTACCACGACTCTGACTCTGATGGTTTGATAGATTTGTTTGACTCAGACAGCTTTGGAGAAGAGCCTCAGGTGCATAACAATGCATACAGAGAAGTAGGCGAAATAACACCACTTCCGGTAACCTTAGTTGCTTTCACAGCCCAAGTACAGGGAAGGGATGTGCTGCTAAAATGGTCCACAGCATCAGAGATAACGAATGATTATTTTGCTGTAGAACGTAGCTCCGATGGTAGAAGCTTTGAGGAAATAGCAAGGGTAAAAGGTGCTGGAAACAGTAATGTAGAGCAAAGTTATTCATTGCGCGACAGAAAAGCACCGGCAGGAATCCAGTACTATCGCCTGAAGCAGGTTGATTTTGATGGAGACTATGAGTTTAGTAAAGTTGTGGCAGTGCATGTGCAGGAGGTTACCACTCCACTAGTCACGCTGTTTCCAAACCCATCCATAGGCGCTCTTAACCTTGATATGACTGCCCTGCCTGAAAATACTTACCAGGTAAGTATAATCGGACTAGGCGGACGTGTAGTCATGCAAACCATCTCATATGGAGGGAATGTTGAAAAGCTGGATGTGTCTGGCTTGCCAAAAGGTAAGTATGTCCTGCGGGTACAAGGAGAGAGTTTTGTGAAAACAGTAAACTTTATCAAGCAGTAG
- a CDS encoding HD domain-containing protein, producing the protein MKEELLRVLDVLQLAEKLKYEMRHSWLSNGRQESVAEHTWRMSLMVVLLEPYLDHEIDVARTLKMVIVHDLVEAEAGDVPAFEIKTVAQRELKRQKELKAIENLRDKLDSGIGQHVYELWHEFEDKLTYEARVANALDKLEVQIQHNHADMNTWLEIEQEFVFLMGRHTEFDSCLQQLKELIEEMAVKKMQAAGINVAAVKERMISKFTVQV; encoded by the coding sequence ATGAAAGAAGAACTACTACGTGTACTTGATGTACTACAACTGGCTGAAAAGCTGAAGTATGAAATGCGCCATAGCTGGCTTTCCAATGGAAGACAGGAAAGCGTAGCAGAACATACCTGGCGCATGTCGCTGATGGTAGTTTTGCTAGAGCCTTACCTGGACCATGAGATTGATGTAGCCCGCACCCTGAAAATGGTGATTGTGCATGACCTTGTAGAAGCCGAGGCTGGAGATGTTCCTGCATTCGAGATAAAAACCGTAGCACAGCGAGAGCTGAAGCGCCAAAAGGAGCTAAAGGCTATTGAAAATCTGCGTGATAAACTAGACAGTGGCATAGGGCAGCATGTGTATGAACTTTGGCACGAGTTCGAGGATAAGCTTACCTACGAAGCACGCGTTGCCAATGCACTTGATAAACTGGAGGTTCAGATACAGCACAACCATGCTGATATGAATACCTGGCTAGAGATTGAGCAGGAGTTTGTTTTCCTGATGGGCCGCCATACTGAATTTGACTCCTGCCTTCAGCAGCTTAAAGAGTTGATTGAAGAAATGGCAGTAAAGAAAATGCAAGCTGCAGGTATAAATGTAGCTGCCGTAAAGGAGCGCATGATATCTAAATTTACTGTTCAGGTGTAA